The following proteins come from a genomic window of Achromobacter sp. AONIH1:
- a CDS encoding phosphate acetyltransferase, with the protein MNLPSSTHYDKLIARAQTLSAAPCAIAHPCDEPSLSAALEARDLGLLHPILVGPERKIRDTAAQFRLNLGDARIVDAPHSHAAAETAVALVRAGEASLLMKGSLHTDELMHEVVARNTGLRSSRRISHVFIMEVPTYPEPLFITDAAINIFPDLETKADIIRNVIDLHHGLGLGEPRVAILSAVEQVTPSIPSTIEAAALCKMADRGQIAGGLLDGPLALDNAISPDAARIKGIRSHVAGVAQVLVVPDLEAGNMLAKNLTFLANAEAAGIVLGARVPIILTSRADSPRSRLASAAVAAIYSHHLAQQQARPLA; encoded by the coding sequence ATGAACCTGCCGTCCTCCACGCATTACGACAAGCTCATCGCCCGCGCCCAGACGCTGTCGGCCGCGCCCTGCGCCATCGCCCACCCCTGCGACGAACCGTCGCTGTCGGCCGCGCTGGAAGCGCGCGACCTGGGCCTGCTGCACCCCATCCTGGTCGGACCGGAACGCAAGATCCGCGACACCGCCGCGCAATTCCGCCTGAACCTGGGCGACGCGCGCATCGTCGACGCGCCGCACAGCCACGCGGCCGCCGAGACCGCCGTGGCGCTGGTGCGCGCCGGCGAGGCCAGCCTGCTGATGAAGGGCAGCCTGCACACCGACGAACTCATGCACGAGGTCGTTGCCCGCAACACCGGGCTGCGCAGCAGCCGCCGCATCAGCCATGTGTTCATCATGGAGGTGCCCACCTACCCGGAACCGCTGTTCATCACCGACGCGGCGATCAACATCTTCCCCGACCTGGAAACCAAGGCCGACATCATCCGCAACGTGATCGACCTGCATCACGGGCTGGGCCTGGGCGAGCCGCGCGTGGCCATCCTGTCGGCGGTGGAACAGGTCACGCCCAGCATTCCCAGCACCATTGAGGCGGCCGCGCTGTGCAAGATGGCCGACCGCGGCCAGATCGCCGGCGGCCTGCTGGACGGCCCGCTGGCGCTGGACAACGCCATCAGCCCGGACGCGGCCCGCATCAAGGGCATACGCTCGCACGTGGCGGGCGTGGCCCAGGTGCTGGTGGTGCCGGACCTGGAGGCCGGCAACATGCTGGCCAAGAACCTCACCTTCCTGGCCAATGCCGAGGCCGCCGGCATCGTGCTGGGCGCGCGCGTGCCCATCATCCTGACCAGCCGCGCGGACAGCCCGCGCTCGCGCCTGGCCTCGGCGGCGGTGGCGGCGATCTACTCGCACCACTTGGCCCAGCAACAAGCCCGCCCGCTGGCCTGA
- a CDS encoding acetate/propionate family kinase, giving the protein MSDTILVINAGSSSIKFYLYDIDGKEELAPRLGGQLEGIGTSHPRLRVRDAAGQTLVERDIAPSHAPDVPNGQEVVGTWLSGHLGGAPLAVGHRVVHGGPELSEPVLIDDDILARLDAYTPLAPLHQPNNLAPIRVIRERRPWIPQVACFDTAFHRSHSEVADRYALPESLYQQGVRRYGFHGLSYEYIAQRLQRALPEVAMGKIVAAHLGSGVSACAIHQGKSVDSTMGFTALEGLPMGTRPGRLDPGVVLWMMERGMSHDEIEHLLYHDCGMKGLSGIGNDMRELLASDAPGAKLALSYFAWRVAEGMAGLGCAMNGIDAIVFTAGVGENSPAIRQAISEHWGWLGIKLDPERNAHHGPRISSDDSRIGVYVVRTNEELIIAQHTLALVKQR; this is encoded by the coding sequence ATGTCCGACACCATCCTCGTCATCAACGCAGGCAGTTCCAGCATCAAGTTCTACCTCTACGACATCGACGGCAAGGAGGAGCTGGCGCCGCGCCTGGGCGGCCAGCTCGAAGGCATAGGCACCTCGCACCCGCGCCTGCGGGTGCGCGACGCCGCCGGCCAAACGCTGGTCGAACGCGACATCGCCCCCAGCCACGCGCCCGACGTGCCCAATGGCCAGGAGGTCGTGGGCACCTGGCTCAGCGGCCACCTGGGCGGCGCGCCGCTGGCCGTGGGCCATCGCGTGGTGCACGGCGGCCCCGAGCTGTCCGAGCCGGTGCTGATCGATGACGACATCCTGGCGCGGCTGGATGCCTACACCCCGCTGGCTCCGCTGCACCAGCCTAACAACCTGGCGCCCATCCGCGTGATCCGCGAGCGCCGCCCCTGGATTCCCCAGGTCGCCTGCTTCGACACCGCCTTCCATCGCAGCCATTCCGAGGTGGCCGACCGCTACGCCCTGCCCGAATCGCTGTACCAGCAGGGCGTGCGGCGCTACGGCTTCCATGGCCTGTCCTACGAGTACATCGCCCAGCGCCTGCAGCGCGCGCTGCCCGAAGTCGCGATGGGCAAGATCGTCGCCGCCCACCTGGGCTCGGGCGTGTCGGCCTGCGCCATCCACCAGGGCAAGAGCGTGGACAGCACCATGGGCTTCACCGCGCTGGAGGGCCTGCCCATGGGCACGCGGCCGGGCCGGCTGGACCCGGGCGTGGTGCTGTGGATGATGGAACGCGGCATGAGCCATGACGAGATCGAGCACCTGCTCTATCACGACTGCGGCATGAAGGGCCTGTCCGGCATCGGCAACGACATGCGCGAGCTGCTGGCCAGCGACGCGCCCGGCGCGAAACTGGCCCTGTCCTACTTCGCCTGGCGCGTGGCCGAGGGCATGGCCGGCCTGGGTTGCGCCATGAACGGCATCGACGCCATCGTCTTCACCGCCGGCGTGGGCGAGAATTCCCCCGCCATCCGCCAGGCCATCAGCGAGCACTGGGGCTGGCTGGGCATCAAGCTCGATCCCGAACGCAACGCCCACCATGGGCCGCGCATCTCCAGCGACGACAGTCGCATCGGCGTGTACGTGGTCCGCACCAACGAGGAGCTGATCATCGCCCAGCACACACTCGCACTGGTGAAACAACGATGA
- the fabI gene encoding enoyl-ACP reductase FabI — MNTPLPLAGKRGLVTGIANADSIAWGCAKAFHAMGAELAVTYLNDKALPHVQPLAEQVRADMLMPLNLLHEGELEAVFERLEREWGALDFVLHSIAFAPREDLHGRVTDCSRAGFLQAMDVSCWSFIRMAKLAEPLMKNGGTLFCMSYYGSQMVVEHYNMMGPVKAALESATRYLAAELGPQGIRVHAISPGPLKTRAASGIAEFDTLLDRAQAKAPARSLVSIDDVGEATAWLATDAARRMTGQTLYIDGGYHIID, encoded by the coding sequence ATGAACACACCGCTACCGCTGGCCGGCAAGCGCGGCCTGGTCACCGGCATCGCCAATGCCGACTCCATCGCCTGGGGCTGCGCCAAGGCCTTTCACGCCATGGGCGCCGAACTGGCCGTGACCTACCTGAACGACAAGGCCCTGCCCCACGTCCAGCCGCTGGCCGAGCAGGTGCGGGCCGACATGCTGATGCCGCTGAACCTGCTGCACGAAGGCGAACTGGAAGCGGTGTTCGAGCGCCTGGAGCGCGAATGGGGCGCGCTGGACTTCGTGCTGCATTCCATCGCCTTCGCGCCGCGCGAGGACCTGCACGGCCGCGTCACCGACTGCTCGCGCGCCGGCTTCCTGCAGGCCATGGACGTGTCCTGCTGGTCCTTCATCCGCATGGCCAAGCTGGCCGAGCCGCTGATGAAGAATGGCGGCACGCTGTTCTGCATGAGCTATTACGGCTCGCAGATGGTGGTCGAGCACTACAACATGATGGGGCCGGTAAAGGCCGCGCTGGAATCGGCCACCCGCTATCTGGCCGCCGAACTGGGGCCGCAGGGCATCCGCGTGCATGCGATTTCGCCGGGGCCGCTCAAGACCCGCGCGGCCTCGGGCATCGCCGAGTTCGACACGCTGCTGGACCGCGCCCAGGCCAAGGCGCCGGCGCGCAGCCTGGTATCCATCGACGACGTGGGCGAGGCCACGGCCTGGCTGGCCACCGACGCCGCGCGCCGCATGACGGGGCAGACGCTGTATATCGACGGCGGTTATCACATCATCGACTAG
- a CDS encoding SulP family inorganic anion transporter, which translates to MNLRFFPGLNHLRGLTRDAARRDVMAGLSVAAVALPVGLAYAAMMGVPPVAGLWAAIAGMLGYAVFGSSRTLIVGPDTATCTLIAATLTGMALTDPQDRLVAATGIALTVGVGCLIARVLRLGVLANLLSRPVLIGYMAGVAITLALSQLSGLTGVGLRNSGLIHPFLELSRRLPEIRIPTLALGLGSCLLLIAVKRWRPNWPGPILLVVGACAASWAFDFPGMGIAVVGEVPAGLPALSLPVRLDGVDDMLLGAAGVLVVSFSSGIVTARSFAARSGEHIDPNRELVGFGAANVAAGLFQGFVVTGADSRTAVGLVAGGSSPLVSISAAAALAVVVGLLSGPLYWLPQAVLSAILLLAAASLFDGHAFMRLARISRIELAFGVLAAVGVVGFGVLQGVAVSVGATLLYAMYVSGNPRDALLGRQPGESVLGKLHLNPEAQPVPGTVIWLFESPVWFFNADAFRRRAREIMDQAGDVQWFVLDAEAMTQADADAVEALYELKRELDARGMTLLVAGGHGQFRTALERSGLVKKIGRDKIFGSPEQAVDAIERWRQPAPDTLA; encoded by the coding sequence ATGAACCTGCGCTTTTTTCCTGGCCTGAACCACCTGCGCGGCCTGACCCGTGACGCCGCCCGCCGCGATGTGATGGCCGGGTTGAGTGTGGCCGCCGTGGCGCTGCCCGTGGGCCTGGCCTATGCCGCCATGATGGGCGTGCCGCCGGTGGCCGGCCTGTGGGCGGCCATCGCCGGCATGCTCGGCTATGCCGTGTTCGGATCGTCGCGCACATTGATCGTGGGGCCCGACACCGCCACCTGCACCTTGATCGCCGCCACGCTGACCGGCATGGCGCTGACCGATCCGCAGGACCGGCTGGTGGCGGCCACCGGCATCGCGCTGACCGTGGGCGTGGGCTGCCTGATCGCGCGGGTGCTGCGGCTGGGCGTGTTGGCCAACCTGCTGTCGCGGCCCGTGCTGATCGGCTATATGGCGGGCGTGGCGATCACGCTGGCGCTGTCGCAGCTCAGCGGCCTGACCGGCGTGGGCCTGCGCAACAGCGGCTTGATCCATCCCTTCCTGGAACTGTCGCGCCGCCTGCCGGAAATCCGCATCCCGACGCTGGCGCTGGGGCTGGGTTCCTGCCTGCTGCTGATCGCCGTCAAGCGCTGGCGGCCCAACTGGCCCGGTCCCATCCTGCTGGTGGTGGGCGCCTGCGCGGCGTCCTGGGCCTTCGATTTTCCCGGCATGGGCATTGCCGTGGTGGGCGAGGTGCCGGCCGGCCTGCCGGCGCTCAGCCTGCCGGTGCGCCTGGACGGCGTGGATGACATGCTGCTGGGCGCGGCCGGCGTGCTGGTGGTGAGTTTTTCCAGCGGCATCGTCACCGCCCGCAGCTTCGCGGCCCGCAGCGGCGAGCATATCGATCCGAACCGCGAACTGGTCGGCTTCGGCGCGGCCAACGTGGCCGCCGGACTGTTCCAGGGCTTTGTCGTGACGGGCGCCGATTCGCGCACGGCCGTGGGACTGGTGGCGGGCGGCTCGTCGCCGCTGGTCAGCATCAGCGCGGCGGCGGCGCTGGCCGTGGTCGTGGGCCTGCTCAGCGGGCCGCTTTACTGGCTGCCGCAGGCCGTTCTGTCGGCCATCCTGCTGCTGGCGGCGGCCAGCCTGTTCGACGGGCACGCCTTCATGCGGCTGGCCCGCATTTCCCGCATCGAGCTGGCGTTCGGCGTGCTGGCCGCCGTGGGCGTGGTGGGCTTCGGCGTGCTGCAGGGCGTGGCCGTGTCGGTGGGCGCCACGCTGCTGTACGCCATGTATGTGTCGGGCAACCCACGCGATGCGCTGCTGGGCCGCCAGCCCGGCGAGTCGGTGCTGGGCAAGCTGCACCTGAATCCGGAGGCGCAGCCCGTGCCCGGCACGGTCATCTGGCTGTTCGAATCGCCGGTATGGTTCTTCAACGCCGACGCGTTCCGGCGGCGCGCGCGCGAGATCATGGACCAGGCCGGCGACGTGCAATGGTTCGTGCTGGACGCCGAGGCCATGACCCAGGCCGACGCCGACGCGGTCGAGGCGCTGTACGAGCTCAAGCGCGAGCTGGACGCGCGCGGCATGACCCTGTTGGTGGCGGGCGGGCACGGCCAGTTCCGCACCGCGCTGGAGCGCTCGGGCCTGGTGAAGAAGATCGGCCGGGACAAGATCTTCGGCAGCCCGGAACAGGCGGTGGACGCCATCGAGCGCTGGCGCCAGCCGGCGCCGGACACGCTGGCCTAG
- a CDS encoding phosphoglycerate kinase, whose translation MPKVQTLSALAKAGALSGKRVFIRADLNVPFDDAGRISEDTRIRASVPGIRLALDAGAAVMVTSHLGRPKEGVLTEADSLAKVGQRLSELLGMPVPLVQNWVDGVKVDAGQVVLLENCRVNVGEKKDDEALARKMAALCDVYVNDAFGTAHRAEATTHGIARFAPVACAGPLLEAELDALGRALHEPKRPLVAIVGGSKVSTKLSILQSLADKVDQLVVGGGIANTFMLAAGLSIGKSLAEPDQVDQARAVIELMKQRGADVPIPVDVVCAKSFGADAEATVKAAEDVADDDMILDIGPQTAAQLAEILKQAGTIVWNGPVGVFEFDQFAHGTEVVARAIAGSEGFSIAGGGDTLAAIAKYGIGEQVGYISTGGGAFLEFLEGKTLPAVAVLEARAA comes from the coding sequence ATGCCCAAGGTACAAACCCTGTCCGCGCTGGCCAAGGCCGGCGCCCTGTCCGGCAAGCGCGTGTTCATCCGCGCCGACCTGAACGTGCCGTTCGACGACGCCGGTCGCATTTCCGAAGACACCCGCATCCGCGCCTCCGTGCCCGGCATCCGCCTGGCCCTGGACGCCGGCGCGGCCGTGATGGTCACGTCCCACCTGGGCCGCCCGAAAGAGGGCGTGCTGACCGAGGCCGATTCGCTGGCCAAGGTCGGCCAGCGCCTGTCCGAGCTGCTGGGCATGCCCGTGCCGCTGGTGCAGAACTGGGTTGACGGCGTCAAGGTCGACGCCGGCCAGGTCGTGCTGCTGGAAAACTGCCGCGTCAACGTCGGCGAGAAGAAGGACGACGAGGCGCTGGCCAGGAAGATGGCCGCGTTGTGCGACGTCTACGTCAACGACGCCTTCGGCACGGCGCACCGCGCCGAGGCCACCACGCACGGCATCGCGCGCTTCGCGCCGGTGGCCTGCGCCGGTCCGCTGCTGGAAGCCGAGCTGGACGCGCTGGGCCGCGCCCTGCATGAGCCCAAGCGTCCGCTGGTCGCCATCGTCGGCGGCTCCAAGGTCTCGACCAAGCTGTCCATCCTGCAATCGCTGGCCGACAAGGTCGACCAGCTGGTGGTGGGCGGCGGCATCGCCAACACCTTCATGCTGGCCGCCGGACTGTCGATCGGCAAGTCGCTGGCCGAGCCCGACCAGGTCGATCAGGCCCGCGCCGTGATCGAGCTGATGAAGCAGCGCGGCGCCGACGTGCCGATCCCGGTGGACGTGGTCTGCGCCAAGTCCTTCGGCGCCGACGCCGAGGCCACCGTCAAGGCGGCCGAGGACGTGGCCGACGACGACATGATCCTGGACATCGGCCCGCAGACCGCGGCGCAGCTGGCCGAGATCCTGAAGCAGGCCGGCACCATCGTCTGGAACGGCCCGGTCGGCGTGTTCGAGTTCGACCAGTTCGCCCATGGCACCGAAGTGGTGGCCCGCGCCATCGCCGGCTCGGAGGGCTTCTCGATCGCCGGCGGCGGCGACACGCTGGCCGCCATCGCCAAGTACGGCATCGGCGAGCAGGTGGGCTACATCTCCACCGGCGGCGGCGCTTTCCTGGAGTTCCTGGAAGGCAAGACCCTGCCGGCCGTGGCCGTGCTGGAAGCCCGCGCCGCCTGA
- the gap gene encoding type I glyceraldehyde-3-phosphate dehydrogenase, translating to MTIRVAINGYGRIGRNILRAHYEGGKKHDIEIVAINDLGDPKTNAHLTRYDTAHGKFPGTVEVDGDYMVVNGDKIRVLANRNPAELPWGELKVDVVLECTGFFTTKEKAGAHIKGGAKKVIISAPGGKDVDATVVYGVNHGVLKATDTVISNASCTTNCLAPLVKPLNDKLGLENGLMTTVHAYTNDQVLTDVYHEDLRRARSATMSMIPTKTGAAAAVGLVLPELNGKLDGYAIRVPTINVSIVDLSFVAKRDTTVEEVNSILKAASEGELKGILDYNTEPLVSVDYNHNPASSTVDASLTKVSGRLVKVSSWYDNEWGFSNRMLDTTVALMSAK from the coding sequence ATGACCATTCGCGTCGCCATCAACGGTTACGGTCGCATCGGCCGCAACATCCTGCGTGCCCACTACGAAGGTGGCAAGAAGCACGATATCGAAATCGTCGCCATCAACGACCTGGGCGATCCCAAGACCAACGCCCACCTGACCCGCTACGACACCGCCCACGGCAAGTTCCCGGGCACCGTCGAAGTCGACGGCGACTACATGGTGGTCAATGGCGACAAGATCCGCGTGCTGGCCAACCGCAATCCGGCCGAGCTGCCCTGGGGCGAGCTGAAGGTCGACGTGGTGCTGGAGTGCACGGGCTTCTTCACGACCAAGGAAAAGGCCGGCGCGCACATCAAGGGCGGCGCCAAGAAGGTCATCATCTCGGCCCCCGGCGGCAAGGACGTCGACGCCACTGTCGTCTACGGCGTCAACCACGGCGTGCTGAAGGCCACCGACACCGTCATCTCGAACGCGTCGTGCACCACCAACTGCCTGGCCCCGTTGGTCAAGCCGCTGAACGACAAGCTGGGCCTGGAAAACGGCCTGATGACCACGGTCCACGCCTACACCAACGACCAGGTCCTGACCGACGTCTACCACGAAGACCTGCGCCGCGCCCGTTCAGCCACCATGAGCATGATCCCGACCAAGACCGGCGCCGCCGCCGCGGTCGGCCTGGTGCTGCCGGAACTGAACGGCAAGCTGGACGGCTACGCCATCCGCGTCCCGACCATCAACGTGTCCATCGTCGACCTGTCCTTCGTGGCCAAGCGCGACACGACCGTCGAAGAAGTGAACAGCATCCTGAAGGCCGCCTCCGAAGGCGAGCTGAAGGGCATCCTGGACTACAACACCGAGCCCCTGGTTTCGGTGGACTACAACCACAACCCGGCCTCCAGCACCGTCGACGCGTCGCTGACCAAGGTCTCGGGCCGTCTGGTCAAGGTCTCGTCCTGGTACGACAACGAGTGGGGCTTCTCGAACCGCATGCTCGACACCACCGTCGCGCTGATGTCGGCCAAGTAA
- the tkt gene encoding transketolase translates to MSNPTAPKLALADAIRALAMDAVQQANSGHPGAPMGMAEIAQALWAGNLRHNPKDPAWANRDRFVLSNGHGSMLIYALLHLTGYDLPIEELKNFRQLHSKTPGHPEVGITPGVETTTGPLGQGLGNAVGMALAEALLAAEFNKPGHTIVDHHTYAFTGDGCLMEGISHEVCSLAGTLKLGKLVVLYDDNGISIDGHVEHWFADDTAKRFEGYGWNVIRGIDGHDVVAVDAAIKQARSQSVKPTLIVCRTVIGKGSPNMAGTHNVHGAPLGKDEIAATRAALGWSAEPFQIPQAIYDGWDGRKQGAAAQAEWQSAFDAYAAEFPAEAAEFKRRMKGELPAGYAEQFKAFLDATLEKAETVATRKASQFAITALAPLLPEMLGGSADLTGSNFTDWKGVAAVRAGEQGIQFGRHINYGVREFGMAAIMNGVALHGGYLPFGGTFLTFSDYSRNAIRMAALMKQRVVHVFTHDSIGLGEDGPTHQSIEHAASLRLIPNLSLWRPCDTAETAVAWNAAVTRPTSIGMDVHDGGPTALLLSRQNLPFVQRDAATVAAIARGGYVLRDADGARAVIIATGSEVAIALDAQAQLAKDGIAVRVVSMPSTDVFDKQDAAWKQSVLPKGLPRVAVEAGVTAFWHKYVGLEGAVVGIDRYGESAPAGALFKFFGLTADKVAETVKQVL, encoded by the coding sequence ATGAGCAATCCGACCGCCCCTAAACTTGCCTTGGCGGATGCCATCCGCGCCCTCGCGATGGATGCCGTGCAACAAGCGAATTCCGGGCATCCGGGCGCTCCGATGGGCATGGCGGAAATCGCCCAGGCCCTGTGGGCCGGCAACCTGCGCCACAATCCCAAGGATCCCGCCTGGGCCAACCGCGACCGCTTCGTGCTGTCCAATGGCCACGGCTCCATGCTGATCTACGCCCTGCTGCACCTGACGGGCTACGATCTGCCGATCGAAGAGCTGAAGAACTTCCGCCAGCTGCACTCCAAGACGCCGGGCCATCCCGAAGTGGGCATCACCCCGGGCGTGGAAACCACCACCGGCCCGCTGGGCCAGGGCCTGGGCAACGCGGTCGGCATGGCGCTGGCCGAGGCGCTGCTGGCGGCCGAGTTCAACAAGCCCGGCCACACCATCGTCGACCACCACACCTACGCCTTCACCGGCGACGGCTGCCTGATGGAAGGCATCTCGCACGAAGTCTGCTCGCTGGCCGGCACGCTGAAGCTGGGCAAGCTGGTCGTGCTGTATGACGACAACGGCATCTCCATCGACGGTCACGTCGAGCACTGGTTCGCCGACGACACCGCCAAGCGCTTCGAAGGCTACGGCTGGAACGTGATCCGCGGCATCGACGGCCACGACGTCGTCGCGGTGGACGCCGCCATCAAGCAGGCCCGCTCGCAATCGGTCAAGCCGACGCTGATCGTCTGCCGCACCGTCATCGGCAAGGGCTCGCCCAACATGGCCGGCACCCACAATGTGCACGGCGCCCCGCTGGGCAAGGACGAAATCGCCGCCACCCGCGCCGCGCTGGGCTGGTCGGCCGAGCCGTTCCAGATCCCGCAAGCCATCTACGACGGCTGGGACGGCCGCAAGCAGGGCGCCGCCGCCCAGGCCGAATGGCAATCGGCGTTCGACGCCTATGCCGCCGAATTCCCCGCCGAGGCTGCTGAATTCAAGCGCCGCATGAAGGGCGAGCTGCCTGCCGGCTACGCCGAACAGTTCAAGGCGTTCCTGGACGCCACGCTGGAAAAGGCCGAAACCGTCGCCACCCGCAAGGCCTCGCAGTTCGCCATTACGGCCCTGGCCCCGCTGCTGCCGGAAATGCTGGGCGGCTCGGCCGACCTGACCGGCTCGAACTTCACCGACTGGAAGGGCGTCGCCGCCGTCCGCGCCGGCGAACAGGGCATCCAGTTCGGCCGCCACATCAATTACGGCGTGCGCGAATTCGGCATGGCCGCCATCATGAACGGCGTGGCGCTGCACGGCGGCTACCTGCCGTTCGGCGGCACCTTCCTGACCTTCTCCGACTACTCGCGCAACGCCATCCGCATGGCCGCGCTGATGAAGCAGCGCGTGGTGCACGTGTTCACGCACGACTCCATCGGCCTGGGCGAGGACGGTCCGACTCACCAGTCGATCGAGCACGCCGCCAGCCTGCGCCTGATCCCCAACCTGTCGCTCTGGCGTCCCTGCGACACGGCCGAGACCGCCGTGGCCTGGAACGCCGCCGTGACGCGTCCGACCAGCATCGGCATGGACGTGCATGACGGCGGCCCGACCGCGCTGCTGCTGTCGCGCCAGAACCTGCCCTTCGTGCAGCGCGATGCCGCCACCGTGGCCGCCATCGCCCGCGGCGGCTATGTGCTGCGCGACGCCGACGGCGCCCGCGCCGTCATCATCGCCACCGGCTCGGAAGTCGCCATCGCGCTGGACGCGCAGGCCCAGCTGGCCAAGGACGGCATCGCCGTGCGCGTGGTCTCCATGCCCAGCACCGACGTGTTCGACAAGCAGGACGCCGCCTGGAAGCAGTCCGTGCTGCCCAAGGGCCTGCCGCGCGTGGCCGTCGAGGCCGGCGTGACCGCCTTCTGGCACAAGTACGTGGGCCTGGAAGGCGCCGTGGTCGGCATCGACCGCTACGGCGAATCCGCCCCGGCCGGCGCGCTGTTCAAGTTCTTCGGGCTGACCGCCGACAAGGTGGCCGAGACCGTCAAGCAAGTTCTGTAA
- a CDS encoding 16S rRNA (uracil(1498)-N(3))-methyltransferase, producing the protein MSDPRFFCDVPLAPGARIALPDALAHHALRVLRLRAGEAIVLFDGKGGEYPAVLETEGKTGYAQLGPFNPREAEPAGRITLVQGLPSGDKMDWVIEKAVELGAVRVVPVAAQRSVLQLTGPRLEKRVAHWQRIAQSASEQCGRNRLMNVDAPQTLAQWLEQPAEGLRLLCHPDADDDLAGALAALRNQDGTPALTLLVGPEGGWSDKELDQARTAGVQSVRFGPRVLRTETAGLALIAAAAALLGW; encoded by the coding sequence ATGTCCGACCCTCGCTTCTTCTGCGATGTCCCCCTAGCCCCCGGCGCCCGGATCGCCCTGCCCGACGCCCTGGCCCATCACGCATTGCGCGTGCTGCGCCTGCGCGCTGGCGAAGCCATCGTCCTGTTCGATGGCAAGGGCGGCGAGTATCCGGCCGTGCTGGAAACGGAAGGCAAGACGGGATACGCCCAATTGGGGCCGTTCAACCCCAGGGAAGCGGAGCCAGCCGGCCGCATCACCCTGGTCCAGGGCCTGCCTTCGGGCGACAAGATGGACTGGGTGATCGAAAAAGCCGTGGAGCTGGGCGCGGTCCGCGTCGTCCCGGTGGCGGCCCAACGCAGCGTGCTGCAACTGACCGGCCCCCGGCTGGAAAAGCGGGTGGCCCACTGGCAACGCATCGCCCAATCGGCCAGTGAGCAATGCGGCCGCAATCGCCTCATGAACGTGGACGCGCCGCAAACGCTGGCGCAATGGCTGGAGCAGCCCGCCGAGGGCCTGCGGCTGCTGTGCCATCCGGATGCCGACGACGACCTGGCGGGCGCCCTGGCCGCCCTGCGAAATCAGGACGGCACGCCAGCGCTGACCTTGCTGGTGGGTCCCGAGGGCGGCTGGTCCGACAAGGAACTCGATCAGGCGCGGACGGCGGGCGTGCAGTCAGTCAGGTTCGGCCCCCGGGTGCTGCGCACGGAAACGGCTGGCCTGGCGCTGATCGCCGCCGCGGCAGCCCTGCTCGGTTGGTGA
- a CDS encoding barstar family protein — protein sequence MTRNAQSTLQRQLRRGGALPHDEGLDKKAVVDAAHELGLALFVANCDPARSRSAVLRAIVKAVDFPEYFGGNLDALYDCLCDTVLDHKVGVVLWLYRLHSGDPALEEDAARIEAVCADAAEFAHENGRIFAYVVEHAGRHPDPEPGVAAAPYGDNE from the coding sequence ATGACGCGCAATGCCCAATCTACCTTGCAGCGCCAGTTGCGGCGCGGCGGCGCCTTGCCCCATGACGAGGGGCTGGACAAGAAGGCCGTGGTAGATGCCGCGCATGAGCTTGGCCTGGCGCTGTTCGTGGCGAATTGCGATCCGGCGCGCAGCCGCTCGGCCGTGCTGCGCGCCATCGTCAAGGCGGTGGATTTTCCCGAATATTTCGGCGGCAACCTGGACGCGCTCTACGATTGCCTGTGCGATACCGTCCTGGATCACAAGGTCGGCGTGGTGCTGTGGCTGTACCGGCTGCATTCCGGCGATCCCGCCCTGGAAGAGGACGCCGCCCGGATCGAGGCCGTCTGCGCCGACGCGGCCGAGTTCGCCCACGAGAATGGCCGCATCTTTGCGTATGTGGTCGAGCATGCGGGCCGTCATCCCGATCCCGAACCCGGCGTCGCCGCCGCGCCCTACGGCGACAACGAATAA